The proteins below come from a single Palaemon carinicauda isolate YSFRI2023 unplaced genomic scaffold, ASM3689809v2 scaffold879, whole genome shotgun sequence genomic window:
- the LOC137637593 gene encoding craniofacial development protein 2-like, which translates to MNNYGLQILGLSETNWNGLGSFKTDGNHHVIFSDKEDGYSHGVAVILGKEASKALIGYRPISDRILKLRIQAKPHNITIVQCYAPTITANEDEINSFYDSLKETIDSIPNRDLQ; encoded by the coding sequence ATGAATAACTATGGCCTCCAAATTCTAGGATTATCTGAAACTAACTGGAACGGACTCGGTAGCTTCAAAACAGATGGAAATCATCATGTCATCTTTTCTGATAAAGAAGAtggatacagccatggagttgctgtaatcctaggaaaagaagcatctaaagctctaattggctacaggccaatcagcgaccgaattctaaaattaagaatccaagcaaaaccacaTAATATCACTATTGTTCAATGCTATGCCCCAACTATCACAGCGAATGAGGAcgaaataaatagcttctatgacagcctcaaagaaactatagactccataccaaatcgtgatttgcag